A genomic window from Deltaproteobacteria bacterium includes:
- a CDS encoding hypoxanthine phosphoribosyltransferase, translating into MEGMRRKILFSRETIDSRVRDLAARISRDYEGGDLIVIGVLKGAFVFMADLIRALTIPCRVDFARIASYGGGVVTSGKAVLTKDIETSIRGKDILIVDDIV; encoded by the coding sequence ATGGAGGGGATGCGCAGAAAAATTCTTTTTTCCAGGGAAACGATCGACAGCCGGGTCCGGGACCTGGCGGCACGGATTTCGCGGGACTACGAGGGGGGGGACCTGATCGTCATCGGTGTTCTGAAGGGGGCCTTTGTCTTCATGGCCGACCTGATCCGGGCCCTGACCATTCCCTGCCGGGTGGATTTCGCGCGTATTGCAAGCTACGGCGGGGGGGTGGTCACTTCGGGGAAGGCGGTTTTGACAAAGGACATCGAGACGTCGATCCGGGGAAAAGACATCCTCATCGTCGATGACATCGTCG